From Arcobacter sp. CECT 8983, the proteins below share one genomic window:
- a CDS encoding viperin family antiviral radical SAM protein → MKEITINWHIIQKCNYKCYYCFAKYEKSKRKEIHYSKKEIEILLNKIYKTFNSNYKDYDIRLNIAGGEPTLSKNLGFIIETAYRIGFNVSIITNSSILTTMFIKSYAKYLSMFAISIDSINRDNNIKIGRVQKEKSHEISQVFRNIELLRNFNKDLKIKINTVVNKHNYNEYLGNFINLIKPDKWKIFQALSINSDEIHCNEAQYKTFLQNHKDLKVSTFTESNDEMIDSYIMIDPHGRFYQNTNGTYTYSKSILDITENEIAKCFNVDMNKYNERYEENNYAK, encoded by the coding sequence ATGAAAGAAATAACTATAAATTGGCATATTATACAAAAGTGTAACTATAAATGTTATTACTGTTTTGCTAAATATGAAAAATCAAAGAGGAAAGAGATTCATTACTCAAAAAAAGAGATAGAGATTCTATTAAACAAAATTTACAAAACATTTAATAGTAATTATAAAGATTACGATATTAGACTAAATATTGCAGGAGGTGAGCCTACGTTATCAAAGAACTTAGGTTTTATCATCGAAACAGCATATAGAATTGGATTTAACGTTTCTATAATTACAAACTCTTCTATTTTAACAACAATGTTTATTAAATCATATGCTAAATATCTATCAATGTTTGCAATAAGTATTGACAGTATAAATAGGGATAACAATATAAAAATTGGTCGTGTACAAAAAGAAAAATCTCATGAAATATCACAAGTGTTTAGAAATATCGAGTTGTTAAGGAATTTTAACAAAGATTTAAAAATAAAGATTAACACGGTGGTAAATAAACACAACTACAATGAGTATTTAGGAAACTTTATTAATTTAATAAAACCAGATAAATGGAAAATATTCCAAGCTTTAAGTATCAATTCCGACGAAATACATTGCAATGAAGCACAGTATAAAACATTTTTACAAAATCATAAAGATTTAAAAGTATCTACTTTTACTGAGTCTAATGATGAGATGATTGATTCTTATATAATGATTGATCCTCATGGAAGATTCTATCAAAATACAAACGGGACTTATACCTATTCAAAATCAATACTTGATATTACAGAGAATGAAATTGCAAAGTGTTTTAATGTTGATATGAATAAATACAATGAAAGATATGAGGAGAATAATTATGCAAAATAA
- a CDS encoding NYN domain-containing protein: MQNKNIAVFFDCENISATFVSSIFEELAKYGEVIIRQAFKDWGSSANKNWNQNLIEEFAIEPIQVFSSKSGKNSSDLRVQRAVIETINKNVVDTIALVSSDSDFRDLAMYIRANGFDSFGFGESKTPLSLRNAYSTFIQLPLKKSYEKNKDTEIIKFLKEAIKNTKGESEDCLVSQVRSYLKNKNSSYNPKNLGANTWG, translated from the coding sequence ATGCAAAATAAAAACATAGCAGTTTTCTTTGACTGTGAAAACATATCAGCAACTTTCGTATCTTCTATTTTTGAAGAGCTTGCTAAATATGGTGAAGTAATTATTCGTCAAGCTTTTAAAGACTGGGGATCTTCTGCTAATAAAAACTGGAATCAAAACTTAATAGAAGAATTTGCCATTGAACCAATTCAAGTGTTTTCTTCAAAAAGTGGAAAAAATAGTTCTGACTTAAGAGTGCAACGGGCAGTTATTGAAACAATCAATAAAAACGTTGTAGATACAATTGCTTTAGTATCAAGTGATAGTGACTTTAGAGATTTGGCAATGTATATTAGAGCTAATGGATTTGACTCATTTGGATTTGGAGAGAGTAAAACTCCTTTATCATTGAGAAATGCATACTCAACATTTATACAACTACCACTTAAAAAAAGTTATGAAAAAAATAAAGATACTGAAATTATAAAATTCTTAAAAGAGGCTATTAAAAATACAAAAGGTGAAAGTGAAGATTGTTTGGTCTCTCAAGTTAGAAGTTATCTAAAAAATAAAAATTCTTCATATAATCCAAAGAACTTAGGGGCTAATACATGGGGTTAG
- the feoB gene encoding ferrous iron transport protein B, producing MNNIKVALAGQPNCGKSTIFNLVSGIEQHIANYPGVTVDKKIGYFKYENNKIQMVDLPGTYSFSSYSLEERVAKNFILDESPDVIVNVIDASNIKRNLYLTFQLLEIGIPVVVVLNMMDVAKRRDIEIDSKKISQMLNCPVVEASGAKGLGGKDIMKNIVATAKNKDNYQEFKINYDELEPHINNIEEKISNINLVQNSRWLAIKTLEGDSTVIERIKKYKSDIEDFTKKEENSFHERLDKDPVSFLASYRYDSADIIYHKAVKEKNKDNQTLTQKVDKIILNRFLAIPILLFFMFMVYQISIVWGYKITDYTWPILAAFKNLVIDILPEANFTDVPIITDFGIWMVNSANALMNYLPIFFILFALIAIMEDVGYMPRMAFILDRVFKKFGLHGQSTLPLVLGGAMVGGCAVPGVMSTKGIADDRARMATIFSVPYMNCLAKVPFYTLILGAFFKPDMAIMMFFISTVTLFIAMIVAKLITSTILKTRETAPFLMELPPYHTPTFKGVIIRASQRVWVYIKKVVTIVLAVAIILFAMLQFPGLSDESKVKFDNKSNQVLNSFDTKVKSSVYYEEFNTKEKVSALLNYYDTYRTKRMTATSQDAAKSVDEDFLLKNKTFYKYIKPKRDKEARKINKELRKLSSKRKAILRQIKNEKVENSILGMTGRAIEPLTQFAGFDWKINVAFLSSFAARESAVATLGSLYENNKADNMRAEEAMALNSGYTPLHATAIIIFMLLTPPCIATMIVVKMQTNSYKWMLFAIFFPIGLGVVLSSLVFTLGNIFSWSGFEAMTYFYISIVLLTVIIALFPQKSINWDGGIK from the coding sequence ATGAATAATATAAAAGTTGCCCTTGCTGGTCAACCTAACTGCGGTAAATCTACCATTTTCAACCTTGTAAGTGGGATAGAACAACATATTGCAAACTACCCTGGAGTAACAGTTGATAAAAAGATTGGTTACTTTAAATATGAGAATAATAAAATACAGATGGTAGATTTACCAGGAACTTACTCTTTTAGTTCTTACTCTTTAGAAGAAAGAGTTGCAAAAAATTTCATACTTGATGAAAGCCCTGATGTTATTGTAAACGTAATAGATGCTTCTAATATAAAAAGAAACCTTTATCTTACTTTCCAACTACTTGAAATAGGTATTCCAGTGGTAGTTGTATTAAATATGATGGATGTTGCAAAAAGAAGAGATATAGAAATAGACTCAAAAAAGATCTCCCAAATGCTAAATTGCCCAGTTGTAGAAGCAAGCGGAGCAAAAGGTCTTGGTGGCAAAGATATTATGAAAAATATTGTTGCAACTGCAAAAAATAAAGACAACTACCAAGAGTTTAAAATCAACTATGATGAGTTGGAACCACATATAAATAATATAGAAGAAAAAATCTCTAATATAAATTTAGTGCAAAATAGTAGATGGCTTGCAATAAAAACATTAGAAGGTGATTCAACAGTTATTGAAAGAATAAAAAAATATAAATCAGATATTGAAGACTTTACAAAAAAAGAAGAAAATAGTTTCCATGAAAGACTTGATAAAGATCCAGTATCATTTTTAGCTTCATATAGATATGACTCTGCAGATATTATTTACCACAAAGCAGTAAAAGAAAAAAATAAAGACAATCAGACCCTTACTCAAAAAGTAGATAAAATCATTTTAAATAGATTTCTTGCAATTCCTATTTTACTATTTTTTATGTTTATGGTTTACCAAATCTCTATTGTATGGGGATATAAGATTACAGACTATACTTGGCCTATTTTAGCTGCATTTAAAAACTTAGTAATAGATATACTTCCTGAAGCTAATTTTACAGATGTTCCTATAATTACAGACTTTGGTATTTGGATGGTAAATAGTGCAAATGCTTTAATGAACTATCTTCCTATATTTTTTATTCTTTTTGCTTTAATTGCTATTATGGAAGATGTTGGTTATATGCCTCGTATGGCTTTTATTTTAGATAGAGTCTTTAAAAAGTTTGGCTTACATGGACAATCAACTCTACCTTTAGTTCTTGGTGGTGCTATGGTTGGTGGTTGTGCAGTTCCAGGAGTAATGTCTACAAAAGGTATTGCTGATGATAGAGCTAGAATGGCAACTATCTTTTCTGTTCCATATATGAACTGCTTGGCAAAAGTACCTTTTTATACTCTTATTTTAGGAGCCTTTTTCAAACCTGATATGGCTATTATGATGTTTTTCATTTCTACAGTGACTTTATTTATAGCTATGATTGTTGCAAAACTAATTACAAGCACTATTTTAAAAACAAGAGAAACAGCACCATTTTTAATGGAGTTACCTCCTTATCATACTCCTACTTTCAAAGGAGTAATAATAAGAGCCTCTCAAAGGGTTTGGGTATATATAAAAAAAGTTGTAACTATTGTTTTAGCAGTTGCTATTATACTTTTTGCAATGCTTCAATTTCCTGGATTAAGTGATGAATCAAAAGTAAAATTTGATAATAAATCAAATCAAGTATTAAACTCTTTTGATACAAAAGTTAAATCTTCTGTTTATTATGAAGAGTTTAATACAAAAGAAAAAGTATCTGCTTTATTAAACTACTATGATACATATAGAACTAAAAGAATGACTGCAACTTCACAAGATGCTGCAAAATCAGTTGATGAAGACTTTTTACTAAAAAATAAAACTTTTTATAAATATATAAAACCAAAAAGAGATAAAGAAGCAAGAAAAATCAATAAAGAGTTAAGAAAACTATCAAGTAAAAGAAAAGCTATTTTAAGACAAATAAAAAATGAAAAAGTAGAAAACTCTATACTTGGTATGACAGGACGAGCGATAGAACCACTTACACAATTTGCAGGTTTTGATTGGAAGATAAATGTTGCATTTTTAAGTTCATTTGCTGCAAGAGAAAGTGCCGTTGCGACTCTTGGGTCTTTATATGAAAACAATAAAGCAGATAATATGAGAGCTGAAGAAGCTATGGCTTTAAATAGTGGCTATACACCTTTACATGCAACAGCTATTATTATCTTTATGCTTCTAACTCCACCTTGTATCGCAACAATGATTGTAGTTAAAATGCAAACAAATAGCTACAAGTGGATGTTATTTGCAATATTTTTCCCTATTGGTTTAGGAGTTGTTTTATCCTCTTTAGTATTTACTTTAGGGAATATCTTCTCTTGGAGTGGTTTTGAGGCTATGACATACTTTTATATTAGTATTGTCTTATTAACGGTTATTATCGCCCTATTCCCACAAAAAAGCATCAATTGGGATGGCGGAATTAAATAA
- a CDS encoding FeoA domain-containing protein, producing MNLEINSLAILKKGQKAKIKKLHAKGKLLHKLLDMGFVSNAQIEVIREAPLFDPMQLKLHNYNLTIRRSEANLVEIEEL from the coding sequence ATGAATCTAGAAATTAACAGTTTGGCTATATTAAAAAAAGGTCAAAAAGCAAAAATCAAAAAACTTCATGCCAAAGGTAAACTTCTTCATAAACTTTTAGATATGGGTTTTGTATCAAATGCTCAAATTGAAGTTATAAGAGAAGCACCTCTTTTTGACCCTATGCAATTAAAACTACATAACTATAATCTTACTATTAGAAGAAGTGAAGCAAACCTTGTAGAAATAGAGGAGCTTTAA
- a CDS encoding FeoB-associated Cys-rich membrane protein — protein MENAFIIVIALLAAFYLYKKIFKNSGCNCGTKGCSSKKNIEK, from the coding sequence ATGGAAAATGCATTTATTATTGTAATAGCTTTATTAGCAGCATTCTATTTATATAAAAAGATATTTAAAAATAGCGGTTGTAACTGCGGAACTAAAGGTTGTAGTTCAAAGAAAAATATAGAAAAATAA